A single window of Fischerella sp. PCC 9605 DNA harbors:
- a CDS encoding HhoA/HhoB/HtrA family serine endopeptidase: MLHKEPRDRDSLSNHISLTPSAEKPHHPAPWQRAAMNLSLVLLGSGMTLAGGYLASNYQQMSQNASNLAVTPVNAAPPIPTSTDPNFVTNVVQKVGPAVVRIDSSRTVTTRLPEEFNDPFFRRFFGRQMPLPRGNRVERGTGSGFIIDGDGRILTNAHVVDGADTVKVTLKDGRSFQGKVLGKDELTDVAVVKIEANNLPMVKLGNSDQLQPGQWAIAIGNPLGLDNTVTTGIISGTGRNSSLIGAGDRRVDYIQTDAAINPGNSGGPLLNDRGEVIGMNTAIIQGAQGLGFAIPIKTAQRIADQLITTGKAQHPYLGIQMVGLTPELKQNINSDPNSNLSVNEDKGVLVVKVMPNSPAAKAGIRAGDVIQKLNGQTVTDASSVQKAVNDNPIGAELRIELRRQGQNLNLAVQSGAFPTAMQ; the protein is encoded by the coding sequence ATGTTACACAAAGAACCTCGCGATCGCGATAGCTTATCAAATCACATTTCATTAACTCCTTCTGCTGAAAAACCCCATCATCCTGCACCTTGGCAAAGGGCAGCTATGAATTTATCGCTGGTGTTGCTAGGTTCTGGTATGACACTTGCAGGGGGCTATTTAGCTTCCAACTACCAGCAAATGTCCCAGAACGCGTCTAATTTAGCTGTCACCCCTGTAAATGCTGCCCCACCAATACCAACAAGTACAGATCCAAACTTTGTGACAAATGTTGTCCAAAAGGTTGGCCCTGCCGTGGTGCGAATTGATTCTTCTCGCACAGTTACAACCCGGTTGCCGGAGGAATTTAACGACCCGTTTTTCCGCCGCTTCTTTGGACGACAAATGCCGTTACCACGAGGAAACCGGGTAGAACGGGGTACTGGTTCCGGCTTTATCATCGATGGTGATGGTCGTATTCTCACCAATGCTCACGTAGTTGATGGTGCAGATACCGTGAAAGTCACACTCAAAGATGGACGCAGCTTTCAAGGTAAAGTGCTGGGTAAAGATGAGTTGACCGATGTTGCGGTTGTGAAGATTGAGGCAAATAACTTGCCAATGGTAAAATTAGGTAATTCAGACCAGCTGCAACCAGGACAATGGGCGATCGCTATTGGTAATCCTCTTGGTTTAGATAATACCGTGACTACGGGGATTATTAGTGGTACTGGACGCAATAGCAGTCTAATTGGTGCTGGCGATAGACGAGTAGATTATATTCAGACAGATGCAGCCATTAATCCTGGTAACTCCGGCGGTCCCTTACTTAATGACCGTGGCGAAGTGATTGGCATGAATACAGCCATTATCCAGGGGGCACAAGGATTAGGCTTTGCCATTCCCATCAAAACAGCCCAACGTATTGCAGATCAACTCATTACCACAGGCAAAGCCCAACATCCTTATCTAGGAATTCAAATGGTAGGCTTGACGCCTGAGTTAAAGCAAAACATTAACTCAGATCCCAACAGCAATTTGAGTGTGAATGAAGATAAAGGCGTGTTAGTCGTGAAAGTCATGCCTAATTCACCAGCCGCTAAGGCAGGTATACGTGCTGGTGATGTAATTCAAAAACTGAACGGTCAAACAGTTACAGATGCTAGCAGTGTACAAAAGGCAGTAAATGATAACCCAATTGGCGCAGAGTTACGCATAGAATTACGCCGCCAAGGTCAAAACCTCAACTTAGCCGTGCAATCGGGTGCTTTTCCAACTGCAATGCAATAG